The Novosphingobium humi DNA window GATACCATGTTTCATATCGCTTCGATCACCAAGGTGATCACCGCGCAGACCGTGATGCTGATGGTTGACGAGGGCAAGATCGCGCTCGACGATCCCATCGCGCGCCATCTCGACTTCGCGATTCTGGGAGAGGGGGCGGCGGCGATCACCTTTCGGCATTTGCTGGCGCATATGTCGGGCATTTCCGATGAGTATTATTACGAGGTCGACTTTCGGCAACGCGGTGGCGATTCGCCGATGCAGATCGGTACGCTGCTGCGCGAATATCTCGCCGCCGGGGGGCATTACGCGCGTAACGGCAATTTGAAGCGTCCACCCGGCACTCAGTGGGACTACAGCAACATCGGCTATGCTTTGCTGGGCTATCTCGTCGGACGGATCGCCGCGCAGGACATGCGGGACCTCACGCGTGAACGCCTGTTCCGGCCTCTCGGGCTCGGCCATATCTCCTGGACCATCTCAGGAACGGCGGAACGGCTCCGCGCCACCCCTTATGACCTCATCAGCGGAACTGTCACGCCGGTTGAGCCGGTGGGCTTTCCCGACTGGTCGACGGGGATGATCCGCGCATCGGTCAGCGACCTCACAGTGCTGATGGCTGCGGCCGCCAATGGCGGCGCAACGCGGAACGCGAGGCTGTTGAGCGAAGCAGGCATGGCCGAAATGCTTGCGATGCAGAAGTTGCCCGGCCTGCCGGACTGGCTGACGGGCCAGGGTCTGGGCTGGCAACAATCGCTGCTTGAGGGGATCCCACGCATAAACCACTGGGGCGGGGATCCCGGCGTGTTCACCATGGCCTATCTGGAACCCGCGCGGCGAACCGGCATCGTCATCCTGAGCAATCTGTCGGCCACCCGCGAGAGCCGCGCCGCGCTTACGGCGATCGCTGCCCGGATGCTCGCCTGACGTGAATGTCCATGGCGTAGTCGCGCGGGCGGGCCACCTCGATCATCTCTCGATCCACCAGATTGCGCGGCGCTATGTGTCCACCAGCGTTTCATCGAAATCGAGAAACAGGCTTTGCCCGCAAAACGGCGATGGTGGTGGGGCTGTTCGGCGTCAGCACCCTATGCTCAGAACTGGGGTCGCGGCATTAATTGCCATTGCGGTGAGAACCATGATGGTATCGCCCTGACTGTATGATTGCGCATACCAACAAGAGCGCCGTCAGATGGTCCGGGTGCAACCGGACCCGCCCGGAAG harbors:
- a CDS encoding serine hydrolase domain-containing protein gives rise to the protein MSVHATDDFDAFVANQMAAARIPGLALGLAREGAVSFTRAYGYADLRRHRPTTSDTMFHIASITKVITAQTVMLMVDEGKIALDDPIARHLDFAILGEGAAAITFRHLLAHMSGISDEYYYEVDFRQRGGDSPMQIGTLLREYLAAGGHYARNGNLKRPPGTQWDYSNIGYALLGYLVGRIAAQDMRDLTRERLFRPLGLGHISWTISGTAERLRATPYDLISGTVTPVEPVGFPDWSTGMIRASVSDLTVLMAAAANGGATRNARLLSEAGMAEMLAMQKLPGLPDWLTGQGLGWQQSLLEGIPRINHWGGDPGVFTMAYLEPARRTGIVILSNLSATRESRAALTAIAARMLA